The following nucleotide sequence is from Salinispirillum sp. LH 10-3-1.
ATCGTTATCGCGCTGGCCGCCAAGGTATTTCTAGTCTCTCGCCTCAGCTTAATTGGTATTATATTGGTTTTCTTTTTGTGTCTTTTTTGTTACCATCCACCTCTGTACAAATCACCCGAAAGGTGTGGAGCAATGAGAAAAATAACGCTAAAACTGCTCATATTTGCCCTAAGTACCACCGTACTACTGAGTACTGCTGCCGCCAACAACAATACCATTCTGGTACCACCTGATGTATTGCGCGATTACCGAATCCTAGTAGGAGATCGGGACCCGCTGACCATTACCGACTACTCCGGTCCCGGTTCACGACGTGATGTGGTGGAATTGATCCTAATGCAACAAGCCATCGCCGCTGCCGGCGTCCATTTCGATCTGACCTTTGTCGAAGAGGCCGACTACGCCGCGACGCTCAATGCGTTATCCAATGGCTCTGCATTGGCCTCCGGCACCAGTGCCTGGCTCAACGATCTTTCGCCTCGACACCAAGATATCTACATCACCACTGCACTCATTGGGCGCGGTGAGTTCGAAGCCGGTTTTTACGTTCATCCCGACAATCTGACTGCGCTCACCGCCAGCAATACTCAAGATGTGCAACAACTGACCGGCATCAGCAGCCGTCACTGGCAAGCTGACTGGAATACCCTATCCGGCCTGCAGCTTGATGCTTTGTTACATTCTGATACTTGGCCCGGCATGGTGGATGCTGTTATGAATGGCGGAGCTGACTTTCTTTTAGCACCATTTCAGACCAGTGAAGCGATGCAGCTCAGTGTGGACAGCGGTGTACTGGTGCCCATACCCGGCATTAAGCTCGGACTGGTCGGAAGTCGTCATATGGCCATTTCACGCCGCCACGCCGAGGGTCCGTTTTTTAACTCGGTGGTGCACCTTGGCCTGTTACGCCTGAAGAAAAGTGGCACTGTGCGCCAGGCTTATATCGATGCAGGCTTTTTGCATCCGGATGTTGAAGACTGGACGTTGATTACCGTTGAAGGCGGTGGCTCTGCTTGGAGCATGAATTGAGGACGATGTAAGAACCTGTCGATCTTCCAGCGCGAAGGCCGACCGCTAAGCCGGACTAAAAAAACAAAAAAGGCGAGCAGGGCGCGTTGCCGGCAGTTCGACGCGACTATTCGATTAACCATTGAAGAAGTATGGCCTCCCATGAAATCAAAATTCTCTTTACAGCTTACCGTGGTACAACGCATTGTTGCCGGGTTTGTCCTATTGAGCACAGGGTTAGTGTTCGTCGCCGTCAGCGCGCTGACGGCGGTGTCCGACATACAAAGCGGCGTTGACCGCCTCGTCGAGCGCGCAGGCCCGGCGTCCGACGGTGCCAACGCGTTAAGCCTGTCTTTCACCCGCGTTAACCAGCTGATACTGGCGCACTACAACTCTGACTCCACCGACGTCTTGACGCAGTTGGAAGACGAGTACCGCACCGAGCGTGCGCGCATTGAGCGGGCCATCGCCGAGCTGGTAGCCATCACCGCAGACATCAGCGGCGGTGCCTCCGCGTCGGCAGAACTGGTGACTCTGCAAGATTCGTTGCCAGAGCTGTTCGACAACATTGAATCCACCCAGCGCATTTACCGGGATTCCCTGCAAAGCTTCAGCGAACTCACCAACCGCCGCGCCAGCATGAATGAAAACGCCATCGCCATAAATCAAGTGCTGGAAACCATGCACCGCGAAGTGCAGACACCCAGCGCACAAATACTGATGTACCAAGCCCATGTGTCCTTACGACACGGCATTGATTTGGCCAATCAACTGGGCTCCGCACGCTCGGTGGCGGAGTTTGCGCAGATTCAAACCGCTTTTCGACGCTGGATGGATGGCTACGGCACACTCGGCTTTCGCCTTTTAGGCGCTCGGCGTCAAGATGCGGCGGTGGATGCCAACTTTGAAGCCTTTGGTGGCGCCGTGTCCGACTTTCTGGCCAATGTTTCCGGCGACGGCGGGTTGGTCACCACAGTGAACAACTACCTACAAATTCGGGCTTCGCTCGAGACGCGTCTGCAGCGTTCGCAAGAAGAGCTGGCCAATGCCGAACGCGTACTGGCCGATACTCGCCAGTTTGCCAACACCTATCGCCGCCAAGTGAACAGCGACTCGATCCAGGTGGTGGCGGACAGCCAGCTCATTATTGTCGGCGTCAGTGTATTGGCCTTACTGGCGGGCATACTGATCGCATGGCTGGTCACTCGAACGATTCGCAAACCACTGAAAGCCGTCGTTGGTGCGTTGCGGCGCATCGCACATGGCGATTTGAGCGAACGCTGGCCTTCACACTCGAACGACGAATTCGGGGAGTTAACACGTTCCGCAGAGCAGGTTGTAGAGTCGCTGCGCGATATGGTGACCGTCATCCAACAGCAATCTGACACCCTGAATCAGGTCGTCACACAAGCGCACCAAGTGGCGATGAACATGCAGGCAGACGTCAGCAAACAGCGCGAAGAAACGGACTGGGTGGCCACCGCCGTACACGAAATGGCGGCGACTATTGAAGAAGTTGCCCGTCACGCTGAACACGCGTCATCGGAAATGGAACAAGCCACCGGCTATGCCAGCAACAGTCGCGAAATTGTCAGTGCCAGCCAACAGTCGATCAGTACCCTGGTGGGGGTGATGACCGGTGCTGCAACGGCCATTCAACAGCTGGACACCGACGTCAACAGCATTCAAGACATCTTGCAGGTGATCGATGCCATTGCTGAACAGACGAACTTACTGGCCTTGAACGCCGCCATCGAAGCAGCGCGAGCGGGTGAGCAGGGCCGCGGCTTTGCCGTGGTTGCCGATGAAGTGCGCACGCTGGCCAGCAGGACTCAGCAGTCGACGGTAGAAATCAAAGAGAAGATTGAAGTGATGCTGCGTGCCTCGAATGGCGCCGTAGAAGCCATACGGTCTGGCCAAACGCACACCGACCATTCAGCAGAGCAGTCTGCTCAAGCACTGAATGTGATCACAGAATTTGCCGATGTCATCGACCGCATACGCGACCTCAATGTGCAGATCGCCACCGCTGCTGAACAGCAAGCGCAGGTCGCCAACGAAATCAATCAGAATGTGACACGCATTGCGGACATTGCCGAGAAAACCGAACAAGGTGCTACTGCCACGCGTGACGCCAACGGGCAATTGCATCAATCTGCCGACGCACTGCTGGAGTCGGTTAAGCGCTTCACCCTGTGAAGCGCACAGCTTAGTGCTATGGGAAGGCTATGGTGGTGACTGCTTCAAACAGCTTGGCACCATCCCAGAACTCAGGTTCATAAGGGGCTGTCTGGTCGCGTCCATCGTCATCCACCAGCACCGTAGTACCCTGACCTATCTCCGTCAGCAACACCTCGCCAGAAGTGTTTGTTATGGTTACAGGACCACCTTCCAATAAAATGTAGTCCGCTTGGCCTGGTATAAAATAGCCGCCCCAAACGATGGTGCCACGGATGCCAATAGATGCCGCAGGTGTTTCAATCACATAGGCGTCAGTGCCCGGTGTCACACCATCCGCTATCGCCAGAATCACACCGCTCAACACTCGAAAATAAGCTGTTTGCTCTGTGGTGTCGGTAGCGGGTTCATAACGACTGATTTCAAAGCGCGTATTTTCACCCAAAGTCAGCAAGCTGCCACCATTGAAGCGCATCCGCAGGCGCGAATCGGCACCCGTCTCGACAATACTGCCTTCGTGCAGTGCGGTGCCACGAGTCGCCGCCGCACTGTCGTCCAGTTGGGCGGTGCCCGTTAAACTGACTACCCGTGCTACCGGCCGCTCATTAGCCGACACCACTCCCACTAAGCCAGCCGACAACAACAGCGTACCAGCGCTTACAATTAACCAATTCTTCATTACGAGTCCTCTCATTTAATGCAGTTGTGGATCAAGTACAGTTGCAACTGCACTGGATGTCAAAGCAATTTCAGTCGTTAAACAGCCTACCGACTGGTCAGTCAGATATTTTGACACTGTTAGAGTTACGCGGCATTATCCTAGAGTAGATCAGAATCTTTGCAGGCTTCACGTTATGGATACATACGATCAGTTGACGCGCTACCTGCAGCAGCACGATGGTATACGCATCGCTCCTTACGCAGAACAAGAGAGTGGATTGGGCAATCACTTGGGACAAATGTTGCGTCGTTGCCGGTCTGACCGCGGCATATCCCAACTTGCCGAAGCCGAACGCCTGCGCGTCAGTCGTGCCCAGTACCTGCGCTACGAGTCAGGCAGCTCTATTCCACGCCTGCACACCATAGCTCTGTGGTCGCTACAAACCGGTGTCCCGCCCGAATCCCTCGTCGGGCAATTACCTTACGCCAGTAACGGGCTGGCCGTACCTGCGCAGTTCTTCCGGCTCTCGCCGTGGCTATGTGAGACATCCGATGAACTGTTCTTAAGCTGCATTCAGCACCTCTGCCATATCCTTCAACTGGAAACGCCAGAGCTAGATGTGAAAGCGATCTCACTGTCGTGCACCGCAAAGCGCCAAGCACTGGATGAAGTGCTGGAGCAAAAGATCTACGCCGCGATAGGCGCTAACTTGCGCCTGGTCCGCCAAATTCTCTCGTACAGCCAAGAGGAAATGGCCAATGGCTTGGGTATCTCCACCAGCCACTTTCTGGCCATCGAACGAGGGGAAATTGCTTATTCTTTTCTGCTTTTTCCGCGTTTCGCCTACAGCATGCAAGTGCCTCCAATCGCTCTGACGCTCAACACTCAATACTATAAAGCGCGCCTTGCTCTACAAACGCGCTATCGCCTTGTCAATGAGATATTACAGCACCTTCCTGACACTATCCGAGCCGACACCGTACGCTGGATTGCTGAAGGCGTTCGTCTACACCAGCAGCACAGATCGACGCGGTGAGCAGGCCTTCAGTCAGCGTACATAGCCCGCGCAGAAGTGCACCGATTGGCGCATCGCTTTCTCCGACATTCTTTAAACGCGACTACTAAAGATGGCTTTTGTATCGTTTCTACTATGGCCGCGTCCTAACCTAAAGGTTAACGTACGGGTGTGTGTTGCAGTGATCGCCTGCAACATGCACTAGCAGACAACGGTACTCCCAATTGTCTGCCTGTGTGATGAGTAATCTGTGTCTGCCAAGACACAAAGTGGCATCTTTTCTGGGGCTTATTGAGCCCCATTTTTTTGCCTTAAAATAGCCATCGAGCGATTGATGCTGCATCCGCCTCCGCGCCAGAGTTTTACGCACGTTCACATACCTCAGACCGCCCCACTAGCACTTAGCGTCAAATATCTGTGCGTCACCGTACTAATGCAGTAACTAGAGGCTGTAAAGGGAAAATTTGTATAAAACAGGAAGTGCTTATTCACATTTTGAACAAACATTACGCGGCCACAAAAAAACCTGACATTTTGTCGCCACTAGCCTATTGACTTTCATAAGTCACTGTTTTTATTGGCATTTATTGCATTGATTATTTTTTAACCAATCTAAGAAAGGGCCCGAGCGGTAAGGCCTGCGTACAGTTTCTGACATCTTACCCACACAGTTATCCACAGTATCTGGGGAAAAGCATGTGCAGGCTATATGGCAGCCCGATTGCAGTTCAATGGCGGAAAAATGACGGTGTTTTCTGCCAAAATTCAGCCAGCATGTTGCACTGTTTTTTGCTCCTTTGGATGCGCCAAAAGAGTGCTCTGGGTACAAAAAAAGCCCTCCGAAGAGGGCTTCATGTACTGGCCAATAAAGCAAACTAAGTTCGCTCTTTGGCGTAAGGCTTACCGATACTCTTCGGCGCAATAGCACGGCCAATAAAGCCAGCCAACAGGACCACCGTCAGTACATAAGGCAACATTTCGATAAACTGGACCGGTACGATCACCCCACCGATCTCAACGCCCTGCAAACGAATTGCGACGGCCTCTAAGAAGCCAAACAGGAAACAGGCGGCCAGCGCCTGTACTGGTCGCCATTTACCGAAGATCAGCGCTGCCAAAGCCATGTAGCCCTTACCGGCACTCATATCGGGAATGAACTGAGCGCTGTGTGCGATACTCAAGTAAGCACCACCAATGCCCGCGAGGGCGCCACAGATGGTCAAGGCAAGGTAGCGCATCTTGGTCACACCGATACCGGCGGTATCAATTGCCTGCGGGTTCTCTCCCACGGCACGTAAGCGCAGACCAAAACGTGTGCGGAACACCGTCCACCAGACCAAAGGCACTGCAAACCATGACATGTACACTAAGATGGTATGGCCAGAAATTACTTCACGGTAGATGGTACCCAAAATAGGCACATGATTCAGCAGATCGACCAACGGCAACTCAATTGGCCGGAAGCGTGCTAAGCCGGTTAACGATGGTGTCTGTCCGCCCATATCGAACCAATGCCGTGCCAAGGTCACGGTAAGACCAGCCGCAAGAATATTGATCGCCAGACCACTGACCACATGGTCACCACGGTGCGTGACCGTCGCGAAAGCATGCAACCAAGCGAACAACACACCGACGCCGATAGCGGCAAGCACACCCAGCCACGCCGAGCCAGTGAAGTACGCCGCTGCGGCGGCCGCAAAGGCGCCCAGCAACAACTTACCTTCCAGCGCAATATTCACGATACCGGCGCGCTCCGAAAACAAGCCCGCCAAGGCAGCAAAAATCAAAGGTGTCGATACACGTAAGGTGGCATCCACCATAACCAAAATGATATCAAACATGCGCAGCCACCTCCTTCTTCTTCAGGTGCCAGCGCTGGTAGAAGCGCGTCAATGGGCCCTTCAACATGTGCTCCAACGCACCACTGAACAACACCACCAACCCCTGCAACACCACAACGATGTTACGGTCGACTTCATAGGCAAACTTCAGTTCGGCTCCCCCTTGGTAAAGGAACCCAAAGAAGATAGCGGCCAACACAATACCGACCGGGTGGTTGCGCCCCATTAGGGCGACCGCAATACCGGTGAAACCGAATCCGGCCACATAACCGAGCTTTAGCTGATGTAGATCGCCCAACAAGGCATTTACAGCGAAGAAACCGGCCAACATACCCGACACCAACATCGCCAGAATCACGACCTTGCTGTCACTGATGCCAGCGTACCGCGCCGCACCATGGTTGAAACCCAGAGCGCGCACTTCGTATCCCCAGCGCGTACGCCAGAGAAACAACCAGGTGCCGTAAGCGCAAATCAGCGCCCAAACAAAGGTCAGATTCAGCGGACTCCGACGCCAGCCAAACCACTCCCACACCCGTGGCATCCAAGTATGCCGCGGAAACACGGCGCTTTCACTCGACATAGAACCCGGCGGGCGCAACCAGTCGACCAGCAAATACACCATCAAAGACGCGGCAATGAAGTTGAACATGATGGTGGTGATAACGATGTGCGAGCCACGCTTGGCCTGCAGATAAGCCGGGATGTATGCCCACGCCGCACCAAAGGCCCCACCCAACAGAATGGCCGCTGGAATAACCAACAACATCGGCAACCAAGGGCCTAAGCCCAAAGCCACTGCGGTGACACCCAGGCCGGCAAAGGTCGCCTGCCCCTCACCACCGATATTGAACAGCCCCGCATGGAAAGCGACGGCGACCGCTAAGCCGGTGAAGATATAGCCCGTCGCGTAAAACAGCGTATAGCCAATACCTTCGGTATTACCGAAGGAACCATTCACCATGGCGACAATCGCATCGATGGGATTCACTTCGATATACAGAAACAACAATGAACACACTGCAAAGGCCAAAACAATGTTGGCCAGTGGCATGACCACTGCGGTCATCCACCAAGGTAAACTAACTGGCGTCATGGACTTCGTCCTCCCCATGCGCATTAGCCATCATTAGGCCAAGCATACGTTCATTCGCCTCACTGGCGTCCACTTCGGCGACGATCTCGCCATCAAACATCACCAAAATACGATCGCTCAACGACAGTATCTCTTCTAACTCCACTGAAACTAATAAGATCGCCTTGCCTTGGTCTCGTAATGCAATGATCTGTTGGTGTATGAACTCAATGGCGCCGATGTCTACACCGCGCGTCGGCTGACCGATCAGCATGACGTCGGGATCACGCTCTACTTCACGCGCCAGCACCAGCTTTTGCTGGTTACCACCAGAGAAGTTCGCGGTTTTTAGATCGGGAATAGGCGGGCGTACGTCCCATTTTTTCATTTGTTTGGCGCAGTCTGCGACCACTTCTTTTTGCTTCAAGAAGATGCGGTGGTTGTACTGCGGGTCACGGTGATAACCCAGTATAAAGGCCTCACTGGCCATCATTGCCGTGACCAAACCTTGGCTATGGCGGTCCTCCGGTACATGCGCGACCTTCAGCTTTCTGATCTGCTCGGCGTCACGCGGTGCGTCCGCAGAAATCAGGGTATCACCATAGGTGAAACTGCCAGACGTCGGCGCTTTCATGCCCGACAACACTTCGAGTAATTGTGATTGCCCGTTACCAGACACCCCAGCAACACCGACAATCTCGCCTGCGCGCACGGCAAAGTTGAGGTTTTTCAAACGCGGCACACCATGTTTATCGGTAAAGCTCAGCTGCTCAGCGCGCAACAATTCCTGCTGCGGTTCAGCTTCTCCCTTGGTAACGCGCAACAGCACTTTGCGCCCGACCATTTGTTCCGCTAATTCTTCGCGTGTAGTGTTCTTTGTTACCAAGTGCGCCACCATTTCACCCTGACGCATCACCGAGACATTATTGGTGACGGCCAAAATTTCACGCAGCTTGTGGGTGATAATAATGATGGTCGTACCCTGATCACGCAGCGCAGCAAGCACCTTGAACAGATGATCGGTTTCCTGCGGCGTTAATACACCAGTCGGCTCATCCAGAATCAGTACCTTAGCACCACGATACAATGCCTTCAGTATTTCGACCCGCTGCTGAATGCCCACGGGCAGATCCTGAACCTGTGTATCAAGAGGCACCTGCAGATTGTAGTCCTGCTCCAGTCTCTTCAGGGCCGCGCGCGCTTCACGCATGCTGGGATTTAGTAACGGACTGGACTCAGCGCCTAGTATGACGTTTTCCAGGACCGTGAAATTATGGATGAGCATAAAGTGCTGATGCACCATGCCGATGCCCGCATCGATCGCTGCTTTTGAATCTTTGGCCACAAAAGGTTGGCCGTCGATGAACATTTCACCGGCATCGGCTTGGTAGAAGCCGTAGATGATGCTCATCAATGTTGACTTGCCGGCGCCATTTTCGCCGACAATGCCGTGAATCGTACCTTTCTCTACCTTTAGGTCGATGGCGCGGTTGGCATGCACGGTACCAAAACGCTTGTCGATACCCTTCAACTCCAAGGCATAGGGGGTTGTTATTTTTTGTGACATCTGAGTAACCTGCTGAAAGCTAAAAACGCAGGACGCGTTTTTCTGCTGGCCGTAAAAGTTAAAGGAGTCTTTGATCAATTCCGGCGCGAACTGCTCAAAGACCCCTTAACCCTCGCACAGGTCGCGTGCGAGGGCTGACTTTCAGTCGGCTTACATGGCTGCGTAGTTGCAGTCGCCGTTTTGCATGTAGTCGTACACTTCAATTTCACCGGAGATGATCTTGTTCCGGATATCATTGATTTGGGCTTCCAGCTCGGTGCTGATCAAATCACGGTTGAACTCGTCCAATGACCAATCAACGCCGTTCTCAGCGATACCGAACACTTGCACGCCACCTTCCCACTCACCCATCATGGCTTGTTCCCACGATACGTAGGCAGCAGTACCCACACGCTTCTCCATCGATGTCAGCATGGTGCCTGGCTGCAGGTAGTTTTGGTTGGAATCTACACCGATGGCGAAGATGCCACGGTCAGCAGCAGTTTGATACACGCCCAAACCAGTACCACCGGCCGCTGCATAAATTACATCAGCACCCTGTGAGATTTGCGAGTTAGCCAACTCACCACCGCGGACGGGGTCGTTGAACGCAGTTGGCGTAGAACCGGTCATGTTCTGCAATACACGGATATCGCTGTTGACGTACTTAGCACCCTGCTCATAACCGCAGGCGAACTTACGAATCAGCGGGATATCCATACCACCAACGAAACCAACGGTATTGGTTTCGGAAGCCAGCGCAGCCAATGCACCTACCAAGAAAGAGCCTTCGTGCTCTTTGAAGATCAATGACTGTACGTTGGGAGCATCCACAACGTCATCGATGATGGCAAACTGCGTGTTAGGGAAGTCAGCGGCTACGCTACTGACCGAGCTGCCGAAGTTAAAGCCAACAGTAACGATCGGGCTGTGACCGTCTTGAGCCAAGCGGCGGATGGCCTGCTCACGCTGAGATTCGTTATCAGGCGTAAACTCACGCACTGCGACGCCCTTGTCAGCAACAAATACTTCAACACCATTGCGGAAAACCGCTTCGTTAAACGATTTATCGAATTTGCCCGCAACATCATAAACAACCGCTGGGCGGAACTGTGTCTCGCCAGCTGCTGCAGTCGCAGCTGGTTCATCTTTTGAACAACCAGCCATTATGACCGCGGCGGCCACACCGGTCATTGCCAGTTTTGTAATTGCTTTCATTTCTATCCCCTTTGTGTCTTACGATCCTATGGTGTGCACACCCGAAGTGCGTGCTCACCTGTTTTTTGTTATCAACCTGATCAAGATAGCAGTTTTTAAGCCAGAGTGGCCTGCTAATCCAGAATAGAGTACTTAAGGATTCATTGCCCATAATAAACGAGCTGACCATTCGGTCAACAGATCTTTTGTGACAGTCCTTATAATGCTGAGCGCATGATATTCCTTGGCGGCGTAAAAAGGCAATTTTACCATGGCTTATACAGTGGTTTGTTCATATTCCCTCAGCAATGAGCGTCAACTGCGCCCTACAATGCAGCACATCACAATTACTTAGGCACCAAAGGCGCGCAACTCATTAACTTCGCCAGTTACCAGCGCTCCCCTAGGTAAGCTGTAGGCGCATAAAAAAGCCCGCTGCAAAGCGGGCTTTTTTACCGAGAGAAGCGGATTATCGCACTGCTTTTACAGCGGCGACCACGGCATCTGCGGTGATACCAAAGTGTTTGAACAGATCGCCAGCTGGTGCTGACTCACCAAAGGTTTCCATACCCACTACTTGGCCATCCAAACCAACATACTTCAGCCAGTAGTCTTTGATGCTTGCTTCTACCGCCACGCGTGCGCGCACAGCAGAAGGCAACACGGACTCGCGATAAGCCGCATCCTGACGATCAAACTGATAGGTTGAAGGCATGGACACCACGCGAACAGAGATGCCTTCACTGCTCAACCGTTCAGCCGCTTCCATCGCCAGACTCACTTCTGAGCCCGTTGCAATCACGATCGCATCGGGTGTTCCGGCGGTATCTTTCAATACATAGCCACCACGCTCAATCAAGCTCACTTGCTCATCGCTGCGCGTTTGATGTGGCAGGTTCTGACGCGAGAACACTAAAGCGGTTGGCCCTTCGGTACGTTCGATAGCCGCTTTCCACGATACCGCCGACTCAACGGCATCACAAGGGCGCCAGGTGTCGAGATTGGGCGTCGTGCGCATACTGGCCAGCTGCTCAACCGGCTGGTGCGTGGGACCATCTTCTCCCAAACCAATGGAGTCGTGCGTGTAAACGAAGATCGCACGCTGTTTCATCAACGCGGCCATACGCACGGCGTTGCGCGCATATTCCATAAACATCAGGAAGGTTGCGCCGAATGGAATAAACCCACGGTGCAACGCTACACCATTCATAATGGCGCTCATGCCGAACTCACGCACACCGTAGAAGACGTAGTTGCCGTTGGCATCCAAACCGGTAACGCCTTTGCAGTCGGGCCACTTGGTCAGGTTGCTACCTGCCAAATCAGCCGAGCCACCCAAGAACTCAGGCAAAATAGAGGCAAATGCGGTAATGGCATTTTGGCTGGCCTTACGGCTGGCAATGGTCTCGCCTTTCGCCTGAATGTCAGCGACGATGCGCTCAGCCTGTGCGGCAAAATCGGCTGGCAAGTCACCGGCCAAACGGCGTTTCAGTTCGGCTGCTTGCTCTGGGAAAGCAGTGGCGTAGGCGGCCATCTTATCTTCCCAAGCGGCTTCTGCTACACGACCCTTTCCGCGCGCATCCCAAGCCTCGTACACTGGCTGAGGAATTTCGAACGGACCGTGCTGCCAACCTAAGCGCTCACGTGTTAGCTTGATTTCGTCGTCACCCAAGGGTGCACCGTGGCAATCTTCTTTGCCTTCTTTGTTCGGCGAACCAAAACCGATGATGGTTTTGCAGCAAATCAGTGTTGGCTGGTCGGTGTTAGCACGCGCAGTTTCGATAGCCTGACGGATTTCGTCGCTGTCGTGACCATTTACGCGCGGAATCACTTGCCAACCGTACGACTCAAAGCGCTTCACCGTATCGTCGGTGAACCAACCTTCGACTTCGCCGTCGATGGAAATGCCGTTGTCGTCATAAAAGGCTATCAGCTTACCCAAACCCAAAGTACCGGCCAAAGAGCAGACTTCATGCGAAATACCTTCCATCATGCAGCCGTCACCCAAGAAGGTGTATGTGTAGTGATCAACCACGTCATGCCCAGGGCGGTTAAACTGTGCGCCCAGCACGCGCTCAGCCAGTGCCATACCGACGGCGTTAGCAATACCTTGACCCAGGGGGCCAGTGGTGGTTTCAACACCGGGCGCATAACCGTATTCAGGGTGTCCGGGTGTTTTAGAGTGTAACTGACGGAAATTCTTCAGTTCTTCAATCGGCAGGTCGTAGCCCGAGAGGTGCAACAGAGAGTAGAGCAACATGGAGCCGTGGCCGTTAGACAGCACAAAGCGGTCACGATCAGGCCATTCTGGATTCGTGGGGCTGTGCTTCAGATAGTCGCGCCACAGTACTTCGGCGATGTCTGCCATGCCCATGGGGGCGCCTGGGTGTCCACTTTTGGCCTGTTGAACGGCGTCCATACTGAGAGCGCGGATGGCATTAGCCAACTCACTGCGGTTGGGCATGAGGTCTAGTCTCCTGGGGCAAGTTGCGAGGTGTCTCTTTTTTGAGCGCGTATTGTCGCCGATGGCGGCTTCAAGTTAAAGCCTAGCAAGGGGATTAATGCGCTTTTCTTCAAGAAACAGGCGCCGAGCGACGCCTGCTTTACTCAATCATTAGCTTTAGATGGCAAGTGAACGACCAGGTGTCTGACCGTTTAAGCGAGCCTTAACGATATCCAGCAAAGTCTGGTTGCCCGACACCATGCTGCCATCCACTAGATGTTCACGATTGACGATCACCGATGGCGTGGCACGAACACCAAACTGATACAGCAGGGCCTCGGCTTGGTCCATGCGGCGCTCAACCAACTCCGACTCATAGGCGGTGCGGAAGGCTACGGGATCGATGTCGCAGCAGCTGCGCGCGAACGCCATCACGGCTTTTTGTGAACTCAAGTCAACGCCCGACTGATAGGCATCAAACAAGCGGGCATGAAACACCGGGTTAGCACCCAAGACTTCCGCTGCATGAAAAGCTCGCGCCGCAGGATAAACCGCATCGGAAAACACCACCGGCACATAGACCACACTCACGTCGTCCGCACCTGCGGCACTCCACTGGGCTAATTCCTGACGGTAAAAGTTATGGCAG
It contains:
- a CDS encoding BMP family ABC transporter substrate-binding protein → MKAITKLAMTGVAAAVIMAGCSKDEPAATAAAGETQFRPAVVYDVAGKFDKSFNEAVFRNGVEVFVADKGVAVREFTPDNESQREQAIRRLAQDGHSPIVTVGFNFGSSVSSVAADFPNTQFAIIDDVVDAPNVQSLIFKEHEGSFLVGALAALASETNTVGFVGGMDIPLIRKFACGYEQGAKYVNSDIRVLQNMTGSTPTAFNDPVRGGELANSQISQGADVIYAAAGGTGLGVYQTAADRGIFAIGVDSNQNYLQPGTMLTSMEKRVGTAAYVSWEQAMMGEWEGGVQVFGIAENGVDWSLDEFNRDLISTELEAQINDIRNKIISGEIEVYDYMQNGDCNYAAM
- a CDS encoding DsbA family protein, translated to MKRLLLVMLPILFVVAGCASTSSDTTARQTAAPTDYLSYPNDQAEVLVFFGYQCNPCHNFYRQELAQWSAAGADDVSVVYVPVVFSDAVYPAARAFHAAEVLGANPVFHARLFDAYQSGVDLSSQKAVMAFARSCCDIDPVAFRTAYESELVERRMDQAEALLYQFGVRATPSVIVNREHLVDGSMVSGNQTLLDIVKARLNGQTPGRSLAI
- the tkt gene encoding transketolase; protein product: MPNRSELANAIRALSMDAVQQAKSGHPGAPMGMADIAEVLWRDYLKHSPTNPEWPDRDRFVLSNGHGSMLLYSLLHLSGYDLPIEELKNFRQLHSKTPGHPEYGYAPGVETTTGPLGQGIANAVGMALAERVLGAQFNRPGHDVVDHYTYTFLGDGCMMEGISHEVCSLAGTLGLGKLIAFYDDNGISIDGEVEGWFTDDTVKRFESYGWQVIPRVNGHDSDEIRQAIETARANTDQPTLICCKTIIGFGSPNKEGKEDCHGAPLGDDEIKLTRERLGWQHGPFEIPQPVYEAWDARGKGRVAEAAWEDKMAAYATAFPEQAAELKRRLAGDLPADFAAQAERIVADIQAKGETIASRKASQNAITAFASILPEFLGGSADLAGSNLTKWPDCKGVTGLDANGNYVFYGVREFGMSAIMNGVALHRGFIPFGATFLMFMEYARNAVRMAALMKQRAIFVYTHDSIGLGEDGPTHQPVEQLASMRTTPNLDTWRPCDAVESAVSWKAAIERTEGPTALVFSRQNLPHQTRSDEQVSLIERGGYVLKDTAGTPDAIVIATGSEVSLAMEAAERLSSEGISVRVVSMPSTYQFDRQDAAYRESVLPSAVRARVAVEASIKDYWLKYVGLDGQVVGMETFGESAPAGDLFKHFGITADAVVAAVKAVR
- a CDS encoding ABC transporter ATP-binding protein; its protein translation is MSQKITTPYALELKGIDKRFGTVHANRAIDLKVEKGTIHGIVGENGAGKSTLMSIIYGFYQADAGEMFIDGQPFVAKDSKAAIDAGIGMVHQHFMLIHNFTVLENVILGAESSPLLNPSMREARAALKRLEQDYNLQVPLDTQVQDLPVGIQQRVEILKALYRGAKVLILDEPTGVLTPQETDHLFKVLAALRDQGTTIIIITHKLREILAVTNNVSVMRQGEMVAHLVTKNTTREELAEQMVGRKVLLRVTKGEAEPQQELLRAEQLSFTDKHGVPRLKNLNFAVRAGEIVGVAGVSGNGQSQLLEVLSGMKAPTSGSFTYGDTLISADAPRDAEQIRKLKVAHVPEDRHSQGLVTAMMASEAFILGYHRDPQYNHRIFLKQKEVVADCAKQMKKWDVRPPIPDLKTANFSGGNQQKLVLAREVERDPDVMLIGQPTRGVDIGAIEFIHQQIIALRDQGKAILLVSVELEEILSLSDRILVMFDGEIVAEVDASEANERMLGLMMANAHGEDEVHDAS